A genome region from Akkermansiaceae bacterium includes the following:
- a CDS encoding endonuclease/exonuclease/phosphatase family protein, translating to MKCLTWNLEWTNPASRRASLINELISGIDPDVICYTEVNKDMVPAGHIIEADADYGYPMKPGRRKVLLWSKYPWTQPDAYGDDELPSGRFAMGVCRGIRFVGVCIPWRDAHVKTGRRDRAPWEDHISYCAGLGRILRQHAADAEPLCVLGDYNQRIPRVSQPINVAQALAEEIPDDFRIATAGATDLEGLNLIDHITVSAGLEISVTGFLPRTSEDGTHLSDHSGVVAELQALD from the coding sequence ATGAAATGCCTCACTTGGAACCTCGAATGGACGAACCCGGCCAGCCGCCGGGCAAGTTTGATCAATGAACTCATCTCCGGGATCGATCCGGACGTCATCTGCTACACGGAGGTCAACAAGGACATGGTGCCAGCAGGGCACATCATCGAGGCCGATGCCGATTATGGCTATCCAATGAAACCTGGTCGCAGAAAGGTTCTGCTCTGGAGCAAGTATCCCTGGACGCAACCCGATGCCTACGGGGATGACGAGTTGCCGAGCGGAAGGTTTGCCATGGGCGTGTGTAGAGGGATCCGCTTCGTCGGAGTCTGCATTCCTTGGCGTGATGCCCATGTGAAGACAGGGCGGCGCGACCGTGCCCCTTGGGAGGATCACATTTCCTATTGCGCAGGCCTCGGGCGCATCCTCCGGCAGCATGCCGCCGATGCGGAGCCGCTCTGCGTTTTGGGGGACTACAACCAACGAATCCCCAGGGTCAGCCAGCCGATAAATGTCGCCCAGGCTCTTGCCGAGGAGATTCCGGATGATTTTCGGATAGCTACAGCCGGTGCAACCGACCTCGAAGGCCTGAACCTCATCGACCACATCACCGTATCAGCGGGACTTGAAATCTCGGTCACCGGATTTCTGCCGAGAACCTCCGAAGACGGAACCCACCTTTCCGACCATTCGGGAGTCGTGGCAGAACTCCAAGCCCTCGACTGA
- a CDS encoding DUF1257 domain-containing protein, translated as MSHFTTIQTQIRDLEALRDASVELGLQLLADTQCRGYAGITRPAPHVIKLKGPYDIAVEPDKENPGCYGLTTDWWDGHVAKEVGTGYSRLLQSYGVHKTMREAATRGLRHTRRIEADGTVLLTLEGGSL; from the coding sequence ATGTCACACTTCACCACCATCCAGACCCAGATCCGGGATCTTGAAGCCTTGCGCGACGCATCCGTCGAACTCGGCCTCCAGCTCCTGGCTGATACCCAGTGCCGGGGCTACGCCGGCATTACCCGTCCCGCACCGCACGTCATCAAGCTCAAGGGCCCGTATGACATCGCTGTCGAGCCGGACAAGGAGAACCCCGGCTGCTACGGCCTCACCACCGACTGGTGGGATGGGCACGTCGCCAAGGAAGTCGGCACCGGCTACAGCCGCCTGCTGCAATCCTACGGCGTCCACAAGACCATGCGCGAGGCCGCCACACGCGGGCTGCGCCACACCCGCAGGATCGAGGCCGACGGCACCGTCCTGCTCACCCTGGAAGGAGGTTCGCTATGA
- a CDS encoding DUF2997 domain-containing protein, whose product MSRKILVRVSPAGEISVEAEGFQGKGCEAATKAIEDALGKPQARTRKPQFWRPQFLRNEQQLGGEG is encoded by the coding sequence ATGAGCCGCAAGATCCTTGTCCGTGTTTCCCCAGCCGGGGAGATCAGCGTCGAGGCCGAGGGCTTCCAGGGAAAAGGCTGCGAGGCCGCCACCAAGGCGATCGAGGACGCACTCGGGAAACCCCAGGCGCGCACCCGCAAGCCGCAGTTCTGGCGACCCCAGTTCCTCCGCAACGAACAACAGCTAGGAGGCGAGGGATGA